A genomic region of Trifolium pratense cultivar HEN17-A07 linkage group LG3, ARS_RC_1.1, whole genome shotgun sequence contains the following coding sequences:
- the LOC123916931 gene encoding protein FAR1-RELATED SEQUENCE 5-like — translation MDLTSTSSGIAQMPVVDSSDTLADSLQCYSPTKKETWEYLAFKSVEEVEKFYGDYALKSGFSIRILLKSRNNSQNQRTDKIHYLRYGCNKQGYKKGSLLDPKNKPKSESPVVVEFEKVKEKPEERVGCTAAISLKLDETLNVFKIYKWDVPHCHPLHKPEHGCYLRSFRQVNEVQGQLAVINSKAGMSMRTSYEVMGQGVGGTDNLPFRFSDLKNYLMTNRQKEMLVGEATVIQDFFRNEALSKPSFYYDIQVDVAEDIASIFWADGIMQLDYALFGDVISFDTTYRTNNQYRPLAAFMGFDNHRTSVLFGAALLYDETAATFDWLFTTFLKCMSNKKPQSIYTDQATALLKSVPNIFEGVFHGLCSWHMAENAKKNLGSRANSAFFDELNILISHVETESDFDYNWDQMMKTCFDGRPTADFKWLVQTYRNRMHWSSAWVKNHFTAGLKTTQLSESFNAFLRHFLQPDHSLVIFFNHFNIMVQRMRDNHTELDFKAANTRAKNNYPNSQLMRSVVNKYTPTCFAFIHRQYDFSFKYFYEEVTPQVSAIDKVFKVFTIVHVDEPEEVDGVNYDDACNDGPSNRDVLDEEVAENLSPNFEKHDRLDERLVTIDIRAKRISCTCRMFENRGFLCRHIFKILEFLGGSVQYHGLKTIPAEYVLKRWCRDVRQSVKSTINVATEGATQAQRYQQICAVTVNLCTRVCADPEASQIFLNGVLEAGRKAEELLNSKGIHTVQSSVTPPKSSSVTPSKSCNTTAVSEASDAQKSTGPKFKKRPNPIRSKKRLKSDYELAREHQKLLIHRKRKQRGAEDLKGKESAD, via the exons ATGGATTTGACATCAACTTCATCTGGAATTGCCCAAATGCCTGTTGTTGATAGTTCAGACACACTTGCTGATAGTTTGCAATGCTACTCTCCTACTAAAAAAGAAACTTGGGAGTATCTTGCTTTTAAATCGGTTGAAGAGGTTGAAAAATTTTATGGTGATTATGCACTTAAAAGTGGGTTTTCAATTCGGATTTTGTTGAAATCAAGAAACAATTCACAGAATCAGCGAACTGATAAAATACACTATCTACGATATGGATGTAACAAACAAGGTTACAAGAAAGGAAGTTTGCTTGATCCGAAGAACAAGCCAAAATCAGAGAGTCCGGTTGTGGTTGAATTTgagaaagtaaaagaaaaacctGAGGAAAGGGTTGGTTGTACAGCTGCCATATCTTTGAAGTTGGATGAAACTCTGAATGTCTTTAAGATATACAAATGGGATGTGCCCCATTGTCATCCGTTACATAAACCGGAACATGGATGTTACTTGAGATCATTCAGACAAGTCAATGAAGTGCAAGGACAGCTTGCTGTAATAAATTCGAAAGCCGGGATGTCGATGAGAACTTCTTATGAAGTCATGGGTCAGGGAGTTGGAGGAACAGATAACTTGCCTTTTCGATTTTCAGATTTAAAGAATTATCTGATGACAAATCGGCAAAAAGAGATGCTAGTTGGTGAGGCAACCGTGATTCAAGATTTTTTTAGAAATGAAGCTTTGTCGAAACCATCCTTTTATTATGATATTCAAGTTGATGTTGCGGAAGATATAGCTAGTATTTTTTGGGCAGATGGGATTATGCAGCTTGATTATGCCTTATTTGGTGATGTTATAAGCTTTGATACAACTTACCGAACCAATAATCAGTATCGCCCTTTAG CTGCATTCATGGGCTTTGACAATCATCGTACAAGTGTGTTATTTGGCGCTGCCCTGTTGTATGACGAGACTGCAGCAACTTTTGACTGGTTGTTTACAACATTTTTGAAATGTATGTCCAATAAAAAACCACAATCGATATACACGGATCAGGCGACTGCATTGTTGAAGTCAGTTCCAAATATTTTTGAAGGTGTTTTTCATGGACTTTGCTCATGGCATATGGCAGAGAATGCAAAGAAGAATCTCGGGTCTCGTGCAAATAGTGCTTTTTTTGATgagttgaatattttgatttcaCATGTTGAGACTGAATCAGATTTTGATTACAATTGGGATCAGATGATGAAAACCTGTTTTGATGGAAGGCCAACTGCAGACTTTAAGTGGCTTGTTCAAACTTACAGGAATCGTATGCATTGGTCTTCAGCTTGGgtcaaaaatcattttactgCTGGTTTGAAAACAACTCAATTAAGTGAGTCCTTCAATGCCTTTCTCCGTCATTTTCTGCAGCCTGATCATTCACTTGTTATATTCTTCAATCATTTTAATATTATGGTCCAGAGAATGAGGGATAATCATACTGAGTTAGACTTTAAGGCTGCAAACACTAGAGCAAAAAACAATTATCCCAACAGTCAACTGATGCGGTCAGTTGTAAACAAATACACCCCAACTTGCTTTGCATTCATTCATAGGCAGtatgatttttctttcaaatacttTTATGAAGAGGTCACACCCCAAGTTTCTGCAATTGATAAGGTTTTCAAAGTTTTTACAATTGTACATGTTGATGAACCTGAGGAAGTAGATGGTGTTAATTATGATGATGCTTGTAATGATGGGCCTTCAAACCGTGATGTTTTGGATGAAGAAGTTGCTGAAAACCTTTCCCCAAACTTTGAAAAGCATGATCGACTTGATGAACGGCTTGTGACAATTGATATTAGGGCCAAACGTATTAGCTGCACATGCCGTATGTTTGAGAACAGGGGTTTCTTGTGTCgacatattttcaaaatattggaGTTTTTAGGTGGTTCTGTGCAATATCATGGTTTGAAGACAATACCTGCAGAATATGTGTTAAAGCGTTGGTGTAGAGATGTGCGTCAGTCTGTTAAATCTACTATCAATGTTGCCACTGAAGGCGCGACTCAAGCACAACGATATCAACAAATTTGTGCTGTTACAGTTAACCTTTGTACACGTGTTTGTGCAGATCCTGAGgcttctcaaatttttcttaaTGGTGTTCTTGAAGCTGGGAGAAAGGCAGAAGAGTTGCTTAATTCGAAAGGTATTCATACAGTTCAATCTTCCGTGACGCCACCTAAGTCATCTTCCGTTACGCCATCTAAGTCTTGCAATACAACAGCTGTCAGTGAAGCATCTGATGCTCAAAAGTCGACTGGTCCAAAGTTCAAAAAAAGACCAAATCCAATTAGATCAAAGAAACGACTTAAAAGTGATTATGAATTGGCTAGAGAACACCAGAAATTGCTTATACACCGGAAGAGAAAACAGAGAGGGGCTGAGGATTTAAAGGGGAAAGAGTCTGCTGATTGA